A portion of the Cellulophaga algicola DSM 14237 genome contains these proteins:
- a CDS encoding FecR family protein, with translation MQENYLAKWLNNELTEAELETFKKSDAYASYQKIAAVSATLEAPEFDIDKALTDSKNKRTTPKGKVLKLNPFKKLMRVAAVAALFITTAYFFINSDEHIKTDLAQTEIVILPDASEVVLNAESEIEYNKKNWSKKRLLELNGEAYFKVAKGKKFTVQTSSGIVQVLGTQFNVANRPNYFEVTCFEGLVSVTYKNNTLKLPAGTSFLVLNDEIVSTEAPKTDQPSWITNESAFTSIPLNFVLAELERQYNVTIETKTINTNTLFTGTFTNKNINSALKSICVPNNISYTVEGNKVILHAKNAE, from the coding sequence ATGCAAGAGAATTACCTAGCCAAATGGCTTAACAACGAATTAACCGAAGCGGAACTCGAGACTTTTAAAAAGTCTGATGCGTACGCTTCATATCAAAAAATTGCTGCTGTTTCTGCAACATTAGAAGCTCCTGAATTTGATATAGACAAAGCGCTTACTGACAGCAAAAATAAACGTACTACTCCAAAAGGGAAAGTCCTAAAATTAAATCCATTTAAAAAATTAATGCGGGTCGCAGCCGTGGCCGCACTATTTATAACTACTGCATACTTTTTTATTAATTCTGATGAACATATAAAAACAGATTTAGCACAAACAGAAATAGTAATATTACCTGATGCTTCTGAGGTTGTTTTAAATGCTGAATCAGAAATTGAGTATAACAAAAAGAACTGGAGTAAAAAACGCCTCCTTGAACTTAACGGGGAAGCTTATTTTAAGGTTGCTAAGGGGAAAAAATTTACAGTACAAACGTCTTCTGGAATTGTTCAAGTTTTAGGAACACAATTTAATGTAGCGAATAGACCTAACTATTTTGAAGTCACCTGTTTTGAAGGTTTAGTTAGCGTTACTTACAAAAACAATACTTTGAAATTACCTGCAGGAACTTCATTCTTAGTTTTAAATGATGAAATCGTTTCTACGGAAGCACCAAAAACAGACCAACCTTCATGGATCACTAATGAAAGTGCTTTTACCAGTATCCCATTAAACTTTGTTTTAGCAGAGCTAGAGCGTCAATACAATGTTACTATTGAAACCAAGACTATAAACACGAACACCTTATTTACAGGAACGTTCACCAACAAAAATATAAATTCGGCGTTGAAGAGTATCTGTGTTCCAAATAAC